One region of Chanodichthys erythropterus isolate Z2021 chromosome 19, ASM2448905v1, whole genome shotgun sequence genomic DNA includes:
- the LOC137008189 gene encoding uncharacterized protein, translating into MSKLKLGPCCSVVGCSLRPGTNLLSEIKAFRFPKNKTQRDAWIAAVKREGWIPTCNSRICSTHFISGKPSDDPLSPDYIPSKLPHRPDNSRKMDRYQRSLRRASAVSETSIKVEDMDIDVTEVKFYNDVCIGTDLTMRDIEEMQNLNSSYKDQVTSLQSKVQTLICERKQQKSDVDLKDDQTIHFYTGLRSSKVFFALLTYLTTAWSPRTLSPPTPLQFYLVLMKLRLGLTHKDLAYRFHCSCATISVIFHDWLDVMSQRFSSLVHWPSREEIKKSLPGLFKSPPFSSVRCIIDCSEIFIDRPTSLSARAVTYSNYKSHNTIKFLVGISPTGSVTFLSKSWGGRASDKTITKSSGLIDLLEEGDIVMADRGFSFPEYFAAKGVQLLIPASTRGKTQLLGQEVSVSRHMSRMRIHVERAIGRIKKYSILRQTLPINLVKRRRKDTVATVDKILLVCSALSNLDKSLLQ; encoded by the exons ATGTCCAAATTAAAATTAGGACCGTGTTGTTCGGTGGTTGGATGCTCTCTCAGGCCGGGAACTAACTTGCTTTCTGAAATTAAAGCGTTTAGATTTccgaaaaacaaaacacaacgcGACGCCTGGATTGCAGCAGTTAAGAGAGAAGGCTGGATACCAACTTGCAACTCTAGGATATGTAGCACACATTTTATCTCTG GCAAGCCATCAGATGACCCTCTAAGTCCAGACTACATTCCATCAAAACTTCCTCACAGACCTGACAACTCCAGAAAGATGGACCGATATCAGAGGTCTCTAAGACGAGCATCGGCGGTCTCTGAGACAAGCATTAAAGTTGAGGACATGGACATAGATGTGACAGAAGTTAAGTTCTACAATGACGTGTGTATTGGAACTGATCTCACTATGAGGGATATAGAAGAAATGCAGAACCTGAATTCATCTTATAAAGACCAAGTGACAAGCCTACAGTCAAAAGTACAAACACTCATCTgtgaaagaaaacaacaaaaatctgACGTGGATTTAAAAGATGATCAAACCATTCACTTCTACACTGGCCTTCGCTCATCCAAAGTGTTCTTCGCACTTCTGACTTATCTCACCACTGCTTGGAGTCCGAGAACGCTGAGTCCTCCGACACCTCTCCAGTTTTACTTGGTCTTGATGAAACTGAGACTTGGCCTCACGCATAAAGATCTTGCCTACAGGTTTCATTGCAGTTGTGCAACAATCTCTGTAATATTTCATGACTGGTTAGACGTAATGTCACAGCGTTTCAGCTCTCTAGTACATTGGCCTTCCAGGGAAGAGATTAAAAAGAGTCTTCCTGGCCTGTTCAAAAGCCCCCCATTCAGTTCAGTGAGGTGTATCATAGACTGCAGCGAAATTTTTATTGACCGACCAACATCACTAAGTGCAAGAGCGGTGACATACTCCAACTATAAGTCCCACAACACCATCAAATTCCTGGTTGGCATCAGTCCAACAGGGTCAGTCACTTTTCTTTCTAAGTCTTGGGGTGGGAGAGCCAGTGACAAAACAATCACCAAATCATCTGGTTTAATTGATCTTTTGGAAGAGGGAGACATTGTCATGGCTGACCGAGGGTTCAGTTTCCCTGAGTATTTTGCTGCGAAAGGAGTCCAGCTACTTATACCAGCTTCAACCCGTGGAAAGACGCAGCTTTTAGGACAGGAAGTGTCTGTGTCACGTCACATGTCAAGGATGAGAATTCATGTGGAAAGAGCTATCGGCCGCATTAAAAAGTACAGCATTTTGCGACAAACACTCCCCATAAACTTGGTCAAACGAAGACGCAAAGACACGGTGGCAACTGTTGATAAAATACTACTGGTATGCTCTGCATTATCTAATTTGGACAAGTCATTACTTCAGTAG